One stretch of Malus domestica chromosome 14, GDT2T_hap1 DNA includes these proteins:
- the LOC114820884 gene encoding NAC domain-containing protein 67-like, translated as MVPVLNEVGPVDAYIDSLPPGYRFVPTDDELILHYLMRKVLNEQLPINRFRIVNLYDHHPRDLTGDYNLIRESEWYFFTSRRRKYPRGGRPCRAADNGYWKATGKPDDIKDDNGQVIGSKRTLDYYEGKQGKGTKTDWKMHEYKLNKETAPSNQIDGTNMKLDDCVLCKIYKNSRIKKDGKNNDDNAPQSTIRTDQGAILPAATNTVTSHAFPDQSIQHPYLFTGESSGTTSSIVNKHCVTSTSTTPAYYEQHYFQNQTWSDHPGPIHNYNNQIPPPREPFSSQFPLPNSMEHQIGAGWESVNGMPVVDSSSIRLLPHVREYERELKAMRNNEGQGTW; from the exons ATGGTTCCAGTTCTCAATGAAGTAGGTCCAGTTGATGCATATATTGATTCTCTTCCACCGGGTTATCGATTTGTCCCTACCGACGATGAATTGATTTTACACTACTTGATGAGAAAGGTTTTGAATGAGCAGCTTCCCATTAACAGGTTTCGTATTGTTAATCTCTACGATCACCATCCTCGAGACCTTACCG GAGATTACAATTTGATTAGAGAGAGTGAGTGGTACTTTTTCACTTCAAGGAGACGGAAGTACCCGAGAGGAGGACGGCCATGTCGAGCAGCAGATAATGGATACTGGAAGGCAACTGGCAAGCCTGATGACATTAAAGATGATAATGGCCAAGTAATTGGGTCTAAAAGGACTCTAGATTATTATGAAGGGAAACAAGGAAAAGGGACAAAGACGGACTGGAAAATGCATGAATATAAGCTCAATAAAGAGACCGCTCCTTCTAACCAAATTGATGGTACTAACATGAAG TTAGATGATTGTGTTTTGTGTAAGATTTACAAGAATAGCAGAATCAAGAAGGATGGGAAGAACAACGACGACAATGCACCTCAGAGTACTATCAGAACTGATCAAGGAGCTATACTGCCTGCAGCTACAAATACTGTAACATCTCATGCTTTTCCAGATCAATCAATTCAACATCCGTATCTTTTTACTGGTGAATCTAGTGGCACTACTTCTTCCATTGTAAATAAACATTGTGTTACGTCAACCTCGACAACACCGGCATATTATGAGCAGCATTATTTCCAAAATCAAACATGGTCCGATCATCCAGGACCAATCCACAACTACAACAATCAAATTCCACCGCCAAGGGAGCCATTTTCTTCTCAATTTCCACTGCCAAATTCAATGGAACATCAGATTGGGGCAGGATGGGAGTCTGTTAATGGAATGCCAGTGGTTGATTCGAGTTCTATTCGGTTACTTCCCCATGTCAGGGAATATGAACGTGAGCTTAAGGCTATGAGAAACAACGAAGGCCAGGGAACGTGGTGA